Proteins encoded within one genomic window of Mesorhizobium sp. AR10:
- a CDS encoding TetR/AcrR family transcriptional regulator, translated as MARPREFDMDDALDGAIDVFSEHGFEGSSAQMLVDAMGIGRQSLYAAFGGKWQLYCSAVHRYGLDECTRHFGALRSRARGIDGINAMLQRVVETADQPCLGVNSTYEFGVSRPDLEKIKTLLGKGLRGAIVARVHDAQREGDIAPSLDAEVTADFLIANIAGIRVAGRGGADRAALASLADMALRALR; from the coding sequence ATGGCAAGACCGCGGGAATTCGATATGGACGATGCGCTTGATGGCGCGATCGACGTCTTCAGCGAGCATGGATTCGAGGGTAGCTCGGCACAGATGCTCGTCGATGCGATGGGGATCGGACGGCAAAGCCTCTACGCTGCGTTCGGCGGCAAGTGGCAGCTCTATTGCTCGGCGGTGCATCGCTATGGGCTGGACGAGTGTACGAGGCATTTCGGTGCGCTGCGAAGCCGCGCTCGGGGGATCGATGGCATAAATGCGATGTTGCAACGCGTCGTCGAGACCGCCGATCAGCCATGCCTTGGCGTCAACTCGACCTATGAGTTCGGCGTGTCACGCCCCGACCTTGAGAAGATCAAAACGCTCCTTGGCAAAGGCCTGCGTGGAGCCATCGTAGCCCGCGTTCACGACGCGCAACGCGAAGGCGATATCGCTCCGAGCCTCGACGCGGAAGTAACCGCCGATTTTCTGATCGCCAACATTGCCGGCATCCGGGTCGCGGGGCGCGGCGGCGCCGACCGCGCGGCGCTGGCCAGCCTGGCCGACATGGCGCTGAGGGCGCTGCGGTAG
- a CDS encoding TetR/AcrR family transcriptional regulator: protein MRYPPDQKAKAREAILEAGAQALRTNGFNGIGVDGLAAAAGVTSGAFYSNFPNKEALLEGVIEACLGKPFVYYTGSVAERRELLRKWLFEYISAYHRENPAVGCVMPTLSADVARASPVVREAYRLKMEELIGKVSTVLGGAEADRERRAWSIVAMMVGAIGISRAMPDGEGANRAIEHALETAISLIG from the coding sequence ATGAGATATCCGCCAGACCAAAAGGCGAAGGCCAGGGAAGCAATCCTGGAGGCAGGAGCGCAGGCGCTCAGGACGAATGGATTCAACGGGATCGGAGTGGATGGCCTCGCGGCTGCGGCTGGGGTGACGTCGGGCGCCTTCTATTCCAATTTCCCGAACAAGGAGGCGCTTTTGGAGGGCGTCATCGAGGCTTGCCTCGGCAAGCCCTTTGTCTATTACACCGGAAGCGTCGCTGAGCGGCGAGAACTTCTCAGGAAATGGCTCTTTGAGTACATCAGCGCCTACCATCGGGAGAATCCCGCCGTGGGCTGCGTCATGCCGACCTTGAGCGCCGATGTCGCGCGCGCCAGCCCGGTGGTTCGAGAGGCGTACAGACTCAAGATGGAGGAACTGATCGGCAAAGTGTCGACTGTCCTTGGCGGAGCCGAAGCGGATCGCGAACGGCGCGCATGGAGCATCGTTGCCATGATGGTTGGCGCGATTGGAATCTCCCGAGCCATGCCCGACGGCGAGGGGGCCAACCGCGCCATCGAGCATGCCCTTGAGACTGCCATTTCGCTCATCGGCTGA
- a CDS encoding alpha/beta fold hydrolase translates to MAMTFETATTKAIDVSGTSFVYREFGEKGDVPVVLLHHLTAVLDDWDPRVVDGLAAEHHVIAFDNRGVGGSGGSTPTSVEEMARDTVAFIRALGLSKVDLLGFSLGGFIAQVVAQEQPDLVRKIIIAGAGPAGGEGISNMGAVLQDAVAKAGASGKHPKHFLFFSQTSNGQAAANAFLARLNERKEDRDAPMSNETIGAQLTAIHAWGRGDPSKLREIHHPVLVANGDDDVMAPTINSFELARRLPNAQLSIFPDASHGGIFQYHAVFVQQALDFLR, encoded by the coding sequence ATGGCTATGACGTTTGAAACTGCGACGACCAAAGCGATCGATGTGAGCGGCACATCCTTCGTGTATCGGGAATTCGGCGAGAAGGGCGACGTGCCGGTTGTCCTCCTCCATCATCTGACGGCCGTGCTTGACGATTGGGACCCCAGAGTGGTCGATGGCCTAGCGGCCGAGCACCATGTGATCGCATTCGACAATCGTGGCGTGGGCGGGTCCGGCGGCTCTACACCGACCTCGGTCGAGGAGATGGCGCGTGACACGGTCGCCTTCATCCGCGCGCTTGGACTGAGCAAGGTTGATCTGTTGGGCTTCTCGCTGGGTGGCTTCATTGCCCAGGTTGTGGCGCAGGAACAGCCCGACCTCGTCCGCAAGATCATTATCGCCGGCGCCGGCCCTGCCGGCGGCGAAGGCATCTCGAATATGGGCGCTGTTCTACAGGACGCCGTCGCCAAGGCCGGCGCCTCTGGCAAACATCCGAAGCACTTTCTGTTCTTTTCCCAGACAAGCAACGGTCAAGCCGCCGCGAATGCCTTCCTCGCCCGTCTGAACGAGCGCAAGGAAGACCGCGATGCTCCGATGAGCAATGAGACGATTGGCGCACAGCTCACCGCTATTCATGCCTGGGGACGGGGCGATCCGTCCAAACTGAGGGAGATCCATCATCCTGTCCTCGTTGCCAACGGCGACGATGACGTCATGGCGCCGACGATCAATTCGTTCGAGTTGGCGCGTCGGCTCCCCAATGCACAGCTCAGCATTTTCCCCGACGCAAGCCACGGCGGCATCTTCCAATATCACGCTGTGTTCGTTCAGCAGGCTCTCGACTTCCTTCGCTAA
- a CDS encoding zinc-dependent alcohol dehydrogenase family protein — protein MGRVPLSDGAGEIEAIGEGVKRFRVGDKVVNSFLPNWFGGTLNTQHEQWVVDHDGWLTEYKVVNAEILVPMPSHMSFEEGATLSCAAVTAWSALAGVRAGDVVLTQGTGGVSLFAVQLAVALGARVISTTSSHEKAPLLRRLGAHAVIDYNATPEWGDAVRELTNGRGVDRVVEVGGPATLPQSMKASAVGGEISIVGILAGYEGGVDFMTMFMSRVGFRAVTVGSRRDLEDMCRAMEQHGIRPVIDSVHAFDDAKAAITHYGARNIVGKVVIQH, from the coding sequence ATGGGCCGCGTGCCGCTGTCGGATGGCGCCGGCGAAATCGAGGCTATCGGTGAAGGCGTCAAGCGCTTCCGGGTCGGCGACAAGGTCGTCAATTCCTTCCTTCCCAACTGGTTTGGCGGAACGCTGAACACGCAACACGAGCAGTGGGTCGTCGATCACGACGGCTGGCTGACGGAATACAAGGTGGTCAACGCGGAGATCCTTGTTCCCATGCCATCGCACATGAGCTTCGAGGAAGGCGCTACGCTCTCCTGCGCCGCGGTGACGGCATGGTCGGCACTTGCTGGTGTTCGCGCCGGCGATGTGGTGCTCACTCAGGGCACCGGGGGCGTGTCACTGTTCGCCGTGCAGCTGGCCGTTGCGCTTGGCGCCAGGGTGATTTCGACGACCTCCAGCCATGAGAAGGCGCCGTTGCTTCGCCGGCTCGGTGCGCACGCCGTCATCGATTACAATGCGACGCCGGAGTGGGGTGACGCGGTCCGCGAACTCACCAACGGCCGCGGCGTCGATCGCGTTGTCGAAGTGGGCGGTCCCGCGACCCTGCCCCAGTCGATGAAGGCCTCCGCGGTTGGCGGGGAAATCTCCATCGTTGGCATCCTGGCCGGGTATGAAGGTGGCGTCGACTTCATGACCATGTTCATGAGCCGGGTCGGCTTTCGCGCGGTGACGGTTGGAAGCCGCCGGGATCTCGAGGACATGTGCCGGGCGATGGAGCAGCATGGCATCCGGCCGGTAATCGACAGCGTCCATGCGTTCGACGACGCCAAGGCGGCCATCACCCACTACGGCGCGCGCAACATCGTGGGCAAGGTCGTCATCCAGCACTGA
- a CDS encoding nuclear transport factor 2 family protein, protein MYLSWDHIFSRRPSMSDEREIQEVMARYVRAADYRDGAAMSKIFLPEGKTEIFYNNAGTAELLGELVGAKAIGDGVTNLMKPHPPRGWSHHITSDSIIEVKGDTATLDVHFVVFNVVGKEKPEGGWPAGAFGAQGTITPIESGYYRPILKKVDGRWMIAHNRIYHDIPYAF, encoded by the coding sequence ATGTATCTATCATGGGATCATATTTTCTCAAGGAGACCTTCAATGTCTGACGAACGTGAAATTCAAGAGGTGATGGCGCGATACGTCCGGGCGGCCGACTACCGAGACGGAGCGGCAATGAGCAAGATCTTCCTGCCCGAAGGCAAGACTGAGATTTTCTACAACAATGCAGGCACGGCTGAGCTTCTTGGCGAGTTGGTCGGGGCGAAAGCCATCGGCGACGGCGTTACCAATTTGATGAAGCCGCATCCGCCGCGGGGGTGGAGCCATCACATCACCTCTGACTCAATCATCGAAGTGAAAGGCGACACCGCGACGCTCGATGTCCATTTTGTGGTGTTCAACGTTGTCGGTAAGGAGAAGCCTGAAGGCGGCTGGCCGGCAGGGGCTTTTGGTGCGCAAGGAACCATCACCCCGATCGAGAGTGGCTACTACCGGCCGATCCTGAAGAAAGTCGATGGGCGCTGGATGATAGCGCACAACCGCATCTATCACGACATCCCGTACGCCTTCTAG
- a CDS encoding DUF1330 domain-containing protein: MVAYVIYIREQTHDQKELNIYASSVGSVLERFPMQVLAANGRLEVLEGPAPEAVTIAGFPTIDAALAWYRSPDYQAVAQHRFKGASYRGFVVEGL; the protein is encoded by the coding sequence ATGGTCGCCTATGTCATCTATATCCGCGAGCAAACACATGATCAGAAGGAGCTGAATATCTACGCCAGCTCCGTAGGATCAGTGCTCGAAAGGTTCCCAATGCAGGTCCTTGCCGCAAATGGCAGGCTGGAGGTGTTGGAAGGGCCAGCACCCGAGGCCGTGACGATCGCCGGATTTCCAACAATCGACGCAGCTTTGGCCTGGTATCGCAGCCCGGACTATCAGGCTGTCGCGCAGCACCGCTTCAAGGGCGCGTCCTATCGAGGTTTTGTCGTCGAGGGTCTGTGA
- a CDS encoding SDR family oxidoreductase: MTKTIFITGTSSGLGKLTALHFAKRGWNVAATMRTPEKESELSAYDNIKIFKLDVTDVQQVQVATEQAIAAFGKIDVVVNNAGAGSYGPLEFAEESTIDWQFALNVRGPINVIRGFLPHFRANKGGMFINISSFMGVLSAVPTGSLYNMSKFALEGLTEGLYYELKPLNIELRLIEQGGSKGNNFLNSVVFNTHPEIKDYDDVVGKVNAMFSGVTEDALDDPQTIVDEIHALATGESQKFRTLLGQAGNDLMALRNAVPIEEYLAKIALNFA; the protein is encoded by the coding sequence ATGACCAAGACGATATTCATTACCGGCACCAGTAGCGGCCTGGGTAAATTAACGGCGCTCCATTTCGCAAAGCGAGGCTGGAACGTGGCGGCTACCATGCGGACGCCGGAAAAGGAAAGCGAGCTGTCCGCATATGACAACATCAAGATTTTCAAGCTGGATGTAACGGATGTCCAGCAAGTGCAGGTAGCGACGGAGCAAGCCATCGCTGCCTTCGGGAAGATCGACGTAGTGGTCAACAATGCCGGCGCTGGCTCCTACGGACCTCTGGAGTTCGCCGAAGAAAGTACGATTGATTGGCAGTTCGCGCTAAATGTACGCGGCCCCATCAACGTCATTCGTGGTTTCTTGCCGCACTTCCGCGCCAATAAAGGTGGCATGTTCATAAACATAAGCTCGTTCATGGGCGTATTGAGTGCGGTGCCCACCGGCTCCCTCTACAATATGTCGAAGTTTGCCCTCGAAGGCCTCACGGAGGGGCTTTATTACGAGTTGAAGCCGCTGAATATCGAACTGCGCCTCATCGAGCAGGGTGGTTCGAAGGGGAACAATTTCCTGAATAGTGTGGTGTTCAACACGCATCCCGAGATCAAGGATTACGACGATGTTGTCGGCAAGGTGAATGCCATGTTCTCCGGAGTGACCGAAGACGCGCTGGACGATCCGCAAACGATCGTCGATGAGATTCATGCCTTGGCGACTGGCGAAAGCCAGAAATTCAGGACGCTTTTGGGGCAGGCGGGTAACGACTTGATGGCGCTTCGTAATGCGGTTCCGATTGAGGAATATCTGGCAAAGATTGCTTTGAACTTCGCATAA
- a CDS encoding LysR family transcriptional regulator: MFDNRPILVRPVQPDFTIDRARMDGVVMFLAVAELRGFRAAAARLGVTPSAVSQAIRNLEARVGSPLFVRTTRSVNLTEAGERLLAHARPAADMLSAGIDAAGGLGDDVRGKLRINAPRAALPLLINRLLPDFLAAHPQIQLELTGEDRPIDIVAEGYDAGIRLGDFVEMDMVSIRLTPAERFVVVGTPSVFKAQGRPVRPEDLHGFRCILYRTDASGADHWRFVVRGRPVTIAVTGPLVINDVDSCIRAALRGVGLFRLPRSLVMPYLDTGALETALDAFGEDVPGLSLYHPSRSQTLPKLRAFIEFAVARMRHPVSAADYLPTAVD, translated from the coding sequence TTGTTTGATAATCGCCCTATATTGGTACGACCTGTGCAGCCAGACTTCACAATAGATCGCGCGCGCATGGACGGCGTGGTCATGTTTCTGGCCGTTGCCGAGCTGCGGGGGTTTCGGGCCGCGGCCGCGCGTCTTGGGGTGACGCCTTCCGCTGTGAGCCAAGCAATTCGGAACCTTGAGGCGCGGGTCGGCTCACCTCTTTTTGTGCGGACAACCAGAAGCGTAAACCTGACGGAGGCGGGCGAACGGCTTCTTGCCCACGCGCGGCCGGCCGCGGATATGTTGAGCGCCGGCATCGACGCTGCCGGCGGGTTGGGCGACGACGTGCGGGGAAAGCTGCGCATCAACGCGCCGCGAGCGGCCCTGCCGTTGCTGATCAACCGCCTGCTGCCCGATTTTCTGGCAGCCCACCCACAGATCCAGCTCGAACTCACTGGCGAGGATCGTCCTATCGATATCGTCGCGGAAGGGTATGACGCCGGCATACGGCTCGGCGATTTCGTCGAAATGGATATGGTCTCCATTCGTCTGACGCCGGCCGAGCGGTTTGTTGTGGTGGGCACGCCGAGTGTATTCAAGGCGCAAGGGCGGCCGGTGCGCCCCGAAGATCTGCACGGCTTCCGCTGCATCCTTTATCGGACCGATGCGAGTGGTGCGGACCACTGGCGATTTGTCGTTCGGGGGCGGCCTGTCACCATTGCGGTCACAGGCCCGCTGGTGATCAATGATGTTGATTCGTGCATCAGGGCGGCACTGCGCGGTGTTGGATTGTTCCGCCTGCCGCGTTCGCTCGTGATGCCCTATCTGGATACCGGGGCGCTTGAGACCGCGCTCGATGCTTTTGGCGAAGATGTGCCCGGCCTCTCGCTCTACCACCCAAGTCGCAGCCAGACGCTGCCCAAATTGCGTGCCTTTATCGAGTTCGCGGTCGCCCGCATGCGTCATCCGGTGAGCGCCGCCGACTATTTACCCACCGCGGTGGACTAG
- a CDS encoding RrF2 family transcriptional regulator: MTDQEQMMIDVRFPTALQMMLSLALAQAEEVEPLSSAELAEGVDSNPTFVRRLLVPLIQAGLVRSTMGRDGGVSLSVDAAAITLGEIYRATMGDKRLWTGRSDIPHRCVVTRNVERFFGNLTDEVDESVVRLLGGRTLADALLELRTLDAARV, from the coding sequence TTGACCGACCAGGAGCAGATGATGATCGATGTCCGTTTCCCGACCGCCTTGCAGATGATGCTCAGCCTGGCGCTGGCTCAGGCCGAAGAGGTCGAACCGTTGAGTTCCGCTGAGTTGGCCGAGGGGGTGGATTCCAATCCAACCTTCGTCAGGCGATTGTTGGTGCCGCTGATCCAGGCGGGCCTTGTTCGTTCGACCATGGGACGAGACGGGGGTGTGAGCCTGAGTGTCGACGCCGCCGCGATCACGCTCGGCGAAATCTATAGGGCGACCATGGGCGACAAGAGGCTGTGGACCGGACGGAGCGATATCCCCCACCGATGCGTCGTCACTCGTAATGTCGAACGATTCTTTGGGAACTTGACCGATGAGGTCGATGAGTCGGTGGTGCGCCTGTTGGGGGGGCGGACGCTGGCCGATGCCCTCTTGGAGCTTCGCACCCTCGATGCGGCCCGCGTTTAG